The Anoplolepis gracilipes chromosome 14, ASM4749672v1, whole genome shotgun sequence genome includes a window with the following:
- the LOC140673382 gene encoding uncharacterized protein yields MDSNIGYYYETNKKLMSLIGQWPYQKPNEKRPRLILLIIIICNALVFQITHFFVCEDAQCFYETLAPCMLAIVALIKLFTIYFNNHKIKDLTDRLFKNWDMFTSKEELDIMKKYAETGKWYSLAYVYYVLGGIVIFASTSLLPQMLDVVSPLNTSRPVMLIWPAYYFVDEEKYFYYIYCHMLFCLLYGINSIVAHDCMLFVYLEHVCSLFVVIGFRFEHMLYKNNNVKNIRINHPNDMYCKNIMFIVQAHREALQFVMLLESTFSLSFGLQMLMVIVGMSITLVQISIQLQNNLTILIRYLLLIGGQLFHLFCYSFEGQKLINYSSETGDKIYNGSWYEMPVSAQKLLIMVMRKSLEASVFTAGKIYIFSLESFTTVLQTSMSYFTVLTSMSE; encoded by the exons ATGGACTCTAATATAGGTTACTATTACgagactaataaaaaattgatgtcGCTTATCGGTCAATGGCCGTATCAGAAACCGAATGAGAAACGGCCTCGCTTGATTCTgcttatcataattatatgtaacgcGCTGGTTTTCCAG atAACACACTTTTTCGTATGCGAAGACGCGCAGTGTTTCTATGAAACTTTAGCTCCATGCATGTTAGCAATAGtagcattaataaaattatttaccatttattttaataaccaTAAG ATTAAAGATCTTACAGATCGCTTGTTTAAAAATTGGGATATGTTTACGAGTAAGGAAGAACtcgatattatgaaaaaatatgctGAGACTGGCAAGTGGTATTCGTTAGCATATGTTT attatgtTCTTGGAGGTATTGTCATATTTGCATCAACCTCTCTTCTGCCACAAATGTTAGACGTCGTGTCTCCTTTGAATACTTCCCGTCCGGTAATGTTAATATGGCCGGCTTATTACTTCGTTGATgaggagaaatatttttactacattTATTGCCACATGTTATTTTGCCTGTTATATGGTATAAATTCAATAGTCGCGCACGATTGCATGCTCTTTGTTTACTTGGAACACGTTTGCAGTCTTTTCGTTGTGATTGG atttcgatttgaacatatgttgtataaaaataataatgtgaaaaatataaggaTTAATCATCCAAATGACATGTATTGCAAAAACATTATGTTTATAGTTCAAGCTCATCGAGAAGCCTTGCA ATTTGTAATGCTTCTTGAAAGTACTTTTTCATTGTCGTTTGGTTTACAAATGTTGATGGTAATAGTAGGGATGAGCATTACTCTAGTACAA ATCTCGATACAGTTGCAAAACAATTTAAccatattaataagatatttgttACTCATTGGTGGTCAATTGTTCCACTTGTTCTGCTACAGCTTCGAAGgacaaaaattgataaattatagttCCGAAACTGGTGATAAGAT ATATAATGGCTCGTGGTATGAAATGCCCGTGAGTGCGCAAAAATTGCTGATAATGGTGATGAGAAAAAGTCTCGAAGCTAGTGTTTTTACTGCTggcaagatatatatattttctttagaaagTTTCACGACG GTCTTGCAAACTTCGATGTCATATTTTACGGTACTAACATCCATGAGCGAATAA
- the LOC140673460 gene encoding uncharacterized protein yields MPQSLMVGSHKTLKRNEFSYLIAASYKVDVSFLLLLKLTFVVAYACGTGISYAIISLVPHIMNVILPLNTSHPVKLIWPAYYFVDEEKYYYYIVLDMLIILVVCLAAVIAHDSMFFIYTEHLCGLFAVIGFRFEYLLYKRDIAKKSLIDCPNDIYHKHIVFSIHVHRKTMELAKLMENIFSISLAIQLIVNTVAVSISLLQFPRTKIDKL; encoded by the exons atgcCACAATCGTTGATGGTTGGCTcacataaaacattaaaaagaaatgaattcAGTTATTTAATAGCCGCATCAT ATAAAGTAGATGTcagttttttacttttattgaaattgaCTTTTGTTGTAGCGTACGCGTGTGGTACTGGTATTTCATATGCAATAATTTCTCTCGTACCACATATCATGAATGTAATTCTTCCTCTAAATACTTCACATCCAGTAAAGTTAATATGGCCAGCGTACTACTTCGttgatgaagaaaaatattattactacatTGTTCTCGATATGCTAATTATCCTTGTAGTATGTCTGGCTGCAGTAATCGCACACGAttctatgttttttatttacactGAACACCTTTGCGGCCTTTTTGCAGTGATCGG ATTCAGATttgaatatttgttatataaacgTGATATCGCGAAAAAAAGCCTGATTGATTGTCCGAACGACATATACCACAaacatattgtattttcaattCATGTTCATCGAAAAACTATGGA GCTTGCGAAACTCAtggaaaatatcttttcgatATCACTCGCTATACAACTTATAGTAAACACGGTTGCTGTTAGCATTAGCTTACTGCAA TTTCCAAGGacaaaaattgataaactATAG
- the LOC140673381 gene encoding uncharacterized protein: MESVWNYYSVVKKLLLLSGQWPYQRKRDKWVRFTFMTAIMIPLIITQIGKYIQCDRNMQCILKTLPSNLTSFVILVKIFTCHFNSSKIKQLTDQLQNDWKNLEGPEEYEIMKTYAAYARLFTLALCYYFYIGAPSFAVYSLTPKLLDIVLPLNESRPTIMPHECHYFVKDDSEYFYYIFLHVFISILIFMIPVLAHDCMVLAYTQHVCSIFAIAGFRFQNLADNIDIENNNIDKDYLDKEYNEKLASAVCIHWQALQFAELLEKTFSLSFFIQMFLIIVGMSLTLLQMVVQLNNLVEVLRYLGFFFSQLLHIFYFSLQGQRLIDHSLQIHDKIYNCAWYKISVRSQKMVINILRRSLQSNIITAGKIYVFSLKSFMTVLQSSVSYFTVLSSFQ, from the exons ATGGAGTCTGTCTGGAATTATTACAGTGTTGTCAAGAAATTGTTATTGTTGTCTGGCCAGTGGCCTTATCAAAGGAAAAGAGACAAATGGGTTCGATTTACTTTCATGACTGCGATTATGATTcctttaataattacacag ATAGGAAAATACATTCAATGTGATCGAAACATGCAATGTATTTTAAAGACTCTACCGTCGAATCTAACATCTTTTGTGATTTTAGTGAAGATATTCACCTGTCATTTTAATAGTAGCAAA ATTAAACAGCTGACTGATCAATTACAAAACGATTGGAAAAATTTGGAAGGCCCCGAAGAATACGAAATTATGAAAACGTATGCAGCATATGCAAGATTGTTTACTTTAGCTCTTTGTT ACTATTTTTACATAGGTGCTCCCTCGTTTGCAGTATATTCCCTTACGCCAAAGCTATTAGATATAGTGTTACCCCTCAACGAATCCCGCCCTACAATAATGCCTCACGAATgtcattattttgttaaagatGATTcagaatatttctattatattttcctccatgtttttatatctatacttatatttatgattcCTGTACTGGCGCATGATTGCATGGTTTTGGCTTACACCCAACATGTTTGCAGCATCTTTGCTATAGCTGG ATTTCGTTTTCAAAACTTGGCAGATAATATCGACatagagaataataatatagataaagaCTATCTAGATAAAgagtataatgaaaaattagcaTCAGCCGTTTGTATACATTGGCAAGCTTTACA ATTTGCGGAATTACTTGAAAAAACcttctctttatcttttttcatacAAATGTTCTTAATTATCGTAGGAATGAGTCTTACTTTGCTGCAA aTGGTGGTACAATTAAACAACCTTGTTGAAGTATTGAGATATttgggatttttttttagtcaattgttacatatattctaCTTTAGTCTGCAAGGCCAAAGATTGATAGACCACAGTTTACAAATACATGATAAAAT ATATAACTGTGCCTGGTATAAAATATCCGTGAGATCGCAAAAAATGgttataaacattttgagaAGAAGTTTGCAATCCAATATTATAACTGCCGGCaagatatatgttttttcaCTGAAAAGCTTCATGACG GTTCTACAATCTTCGGTATCATATTTTACCGTACTCTCATCCTTCCAGTAA
- the LOC140673461 gene encoding uncharacterized protein has product MESNIDYYYNLNKRFLSFVGQWPYQKPKEQRVFLLLFLFIVINGMITQIAQFVFCEDAQCVYETLPPHMLAVMVLVKIFTFYFNKRKIKVLTDRLFIDWDMFESQDEREIMRRYALTGRWYTVIYASYVYIGTMSFATTALVPRLLDVVFPLNTSRSTMLPYPAYYFVNEEKYFYYIFCHMSVTAELGLTGIVAHDCMLFVYIEHVCGLFAVIGFRFEHILYKHHNEKNSLISYSDGVYYKNIRFSIQAHRKALQFAILLENAFTISFGIQILIVTVGMSITLVQFSMQLHNLTEAMRYVVFLVGQLFHLFCFSFQGQKLINHSLEICDKIFQSSWYEIPVSAQRLLLMVMRKSMVANTLSAGKIYIFSLESFTTVLQTSMSYFTVLSSFRNMKSVWNYYYSMTKRMLLYSGQWPYQRRKERLLRVTVMTMTSLSMIVPQIGKFIQCNKDVQCILTIVPTHLFQLVVVVKLYSCQFNNRKIKDLTDQLLSDWKSLKTPEEYEIMKTYAAKARLFSLIYASYYFIAAPAFVLISLTPQILDIVLPLNESRDILLPYEAHYFVRDDTEYFYYIFFHALVGLVVVCFGLLAHDCMILTYIEHVCSIFAIAGFRFENLAYNENINVLNNNLDNIYNKKIALSVHAHWRALQFAELLEDTFSVTFIIQILIVTIAMSVTLLKIAAQSDDTMEAVRYIAFVIGQLIHLFCFSLQGQRLIDHSLQMRDKIYNGSWYKIPVKSQRMLLHVLRKCLQPNFLSAGKVYIFSLKSFTTVLQSSMSYFTVLASFE; this is encoded by the exons atggaATCTAATATAGATTACTATTACAATctcaataaaagatttttgtcGTTTGTCGGTCAATGGCCGTATCAAAAGCCAAAAGAGCAACGGGTTTTCTTgcttttatttctcttcatTGTAATTAACGGGATGATTACACAg ATAGCACAATTTGTCTTTTGCGAAGACGCGCAATGTGTTTATGAAACTTTACCTCCACACATGTTAGCAGTAATGGTATTggtgaaaatatttacattttattttaacaaacgaAAG ATTAAAGTTCTTACAGATCGCTTGTTCATAGACTGGGATATGTTTGAGAGTCAAGATGAACGTGAGATTATGAGAAGATATGCTCTTACTGGCAGGTGGTACACGGTGATATACGCTT CCTATGTGTATATAGGTACCATGTCATTTGCAACAACCGCTCTCGTGCCACGCTTGTTGGACGTCGTGTTTCCTTTGAACACTTCACGCTCGACAATGTTACCATATCCGGCGTATTACTTCGTCAAcgaggaaaaatatttctattatattttttgccatATGTCAGTTACCGCGGAATTAGGTTTGACTGGAATAGTCGCGCACGATTGCATGCTCTTTGTTTACATCGAACACGTTTGTGGGCTTTTTGCCGTGATTGG ATTTCGATTTgaacatatattgtataaacatCATAATGAGAAAAACAGCTTGATTAGTTATTCGGATGGCGTGTATTACAAAAACATTAGATTTTCAATTCAAGCTCATCGAAAAGCCTTGCA GTTTGCAATCCTCCTTGAAAATGCGTTCACGATATCGTTCGGTATACAAATTTTGATAGTTACAGTTGGCATGAGCATTACTTTAGTACAA TTCTCGATGCAGTTGCACAATTTAACGGAAGCAATGAGGTACGTGGTTTTCCTTGTCGGTCAATTGTTCCACTTATTTTGCTTTAGCTTCCAAGGACAAAAGTTGATAAATCATAGTCTCGAAATTTGCGACAAAAT CTTTCAAAGCTCGTGGTATGAAATACCCGTGAGTGCGCAAAGATTGCTGTTGATGGTGATGAGAAAAAGCATGGTAGCTAATACTTTGTCTGCCGGcaagatatacatattctcCTTAGAAAGTTTCACGACG GTCTTGCAAACTTCAATGTCATATTTTACGGTTTTATCGTCCTTCA GGAATATGAAGTCCGTTtggaattattattacagtatGACGAAGAGAATGCTATTATATTCCGGTCAGTGGCCTTAtcagagaagaaaagagagattaCTCCGAGTGACTGTGATGACTATGACTTCGCTTTCTATGATAGTTCCACAG attggCAAGTTCATTCAGTGCAACAAAGATGTGCAATGCATTTTAACGATTGTGCCGACGCATCTATTTCAACTTGTGGTTGTAGTGAAATTATATTCCTGCCAATTTAACAATCGCAAA ATTAAAGATCTCACCGATCAGTTGTTAAGCGACTGGAAAAGCTTGAAAACTCCAGAAGAATACGAAATTATGAAAACTTATGCTGCAAAAGCGAGACTGTTTTCTTTGATATATGCGT catattattttatagctgCTCCCgcatttgtattaattagCCTCACACCACAAATATTAGATATCGTGTTGCCACTCAACGAATCCCGCGATATATTATTGCCTTATGAAGCACACTACTTTGTTCGCGATGACACGGAATACttctattacattttcttcCACGCTCTTGTGGGTTTAGTAGTAGTTTGCTTTGGACTACTCGCGCACGACTGTATGATCCTGACTTATATCGAGCATGTCTGCAGTATTTTCGCCATAGCTGG atttcgtTTCGAGAATTTggcatataatgaaaatattaatgtactaaataataatctagataacatttacaataaaaaaatagcgttGTCCGTCCATGCACACTGGCGAGCTTTACA ATTCGCGGAACTTCTTGAAGATACCTTCTCTGTTACTTTCATCATACAAATATTGATAGTTACCATAGCGATGAGTGTTACCTTGCTAAAA ATCGCAGCGCAATCAGACGACACTATGGAAGCAGTGAGATACATAGCGTTTGTTATTGGTCAATTGATTCATTTATTCTGCTTCAGTCTGCAAGGACAAAGACTGATAGACCACAGCCTACAAATGCGTGACAAGAT ATATAATGGCTCCTGGTACAAAATACCCGTAAAATCGCAAAGGATGCTCCTACATGTGTTGAGAAAGTGTTTGCAGCCAAATTTTTTGAGCGCCGGCAaggtttatattttttctctgaagagTTTTACTACg GTACTACAGTCTTCGATGTCGTATTTTACCGTTCTCGCATCCttcgaataa